A window of the Zeugodacus cucurbitae isolate PBARC_wt_2022May chromosome 2, idZeuCucr1.2, whole genome shotgun sequence genome harbors these coding sequences:
- the LOC105213705 gene encoding cryptochrome-1 (The RefSeq protein has 5 substitutions compared to this genomic sequence): protein MTKRANVLWFRHGLRLHDNPALLEAISDKSEGIALIPLFIFDGESAGTKTVGYNRMSFLLNSLADIDKQLKAIRGASDISGKLYLFQGNPATVFRRLSEYYRLNKICFEQDCEPIWNRRDDSVRSLCNDLDIEAVEKVSHTLWDPRTVISTNGGIPPLTYQMFLHTVEIIGVPPRPVEDPDWDGVEFLKLTDNMLMELNAFWRFPTPEDFNVYPDNVSYVAKVKWHGGEQQALLHLDERLKVEERAFKNGYYLPNQANPNILESPKSMSAHLRFGCLSVRRFYWRVHDLFKHVQIEALRQRVHMAGGEHITGQLIWREYFYTMSVNNPYYDRMEGNAICLNIPWAAPNKEQLQSWRSGQTGFPLIDAAMRQLLAEGWLHHTLRNTVATFLTRXALWQSWEHGLRXFLXYLLDADWSVCAGNWMWVSSSAFERLLDSSLVSCPIAFSKRLDPKGEYIRXYVPELANVPQEYIHEPWRMPQELQENCECVIGVQYPERIVDLAKVSKRNVHAMQTLRQSLIAGGAPDEGPPHCRPSNEEEVHQFFWLVE from the exons ATGACGAAACGAGCGAACGTCTTGTGGTTCCGCCATGGGTTACGTTTGCACGATAATCCGGCGCTGCTGGAGGCCATTTCCGACAAATCGGAGGGTATTGCATTGATACCGCTATTCATTTTTGATGGAGAAAGTGCTG GTACCAAGACAGTTGGGTATAATCGTATGAGCTTTCTTCTCAACTCCCTGGCTGATATTGATAAACAATTAAAAGCCATACGCGGAGCGAGTGATATTTCAGGCAAATTATACTTGTTCCAAGGCAATCCGGCAACGGTGTTTCGTCGTCTAAGTGAATACTATAGATTGAATAAGATTTGCTTCGAACAGGATTGCGAACCAATTTGGAATCGACGTGATGATTCAGTGCGTTCTCTATGTAACGACTTGGATATTGAGGCAGTGGAGAAGGTATCTCATACGTTGTGGGATCCACGGACTGTTATTAGTACAAATGGTGGAATTCCCCCATTGACCTATCAGATGTTTTTG CACACCGTGGAAATAATTGGTGTTCCACCACGTCCAGTTGAAGATCCCGACTGGGATGGCGTTGAGTTTCTAAAACTAACTGATAACATGCTTATGGAATTAAACGCCTTCTGGCGG TTCCCCACACCTGAGGACTTCAATGTATATCCAGACAATGTAAGCTATGTGGCCAAGGTGAAATGGCATGGCGGTGAACAGCAAGCATTGTTACATCTAGATGAGCGTCTAAAAGTAGAAGAGCGTGCTTTTAAAAACGGATACTATCTCCCAAATCAGGCAAATCCCAACATACTCGAATCTCCGAAATCGATGAGCGCTCATCTTCGCTTCGGCTGTCTGTCAGTCCGCCGTTTTTACTGGAGCGTACATGATCTCTTCAAGCACGTGCAAATTGAGGCTTTACGTCAACGTGTACACATGGCCGGCGGAGAGCACATCACTGGGCAGCTCATTTGGCGTGAGTACTTTTATACAATGTCCGTAAATAATCCTTATTACGATCGCATGGAGGGCAATGCGATCTGTTTGAACATTCCATGGGCTGCACCAAATAAGGAACAGTTGCAAAGTTGGCGTAGTGGTCAAACTGGGTTTCCCTTGATTGACGCTGCAATGCGCCAATTGCTGGCCGAGGGTTGGTTGCATCACACACTACGCAATACGGTGGCAACATTCCTGACTCGCGGTGCACTCTGGCAAAGTTGGGAACATGGCTTGAGGCACTTTCTCAAATATCTATTGGATGCTGATTGGTCAGTATGTGCTGGGAATTGGATGTGGGTGTCATCGTCTGCATTCGAACGTCTTTTGGATTCCTCTTTAGTCTCTTGTCCTATAGCATTTTCCAAACGTTTGGATCCCAAAGGTGAATACATTCGTCAGTATGTACCAGAGTTGGCTAATGTGCCTCAGgagtatat TCACGAACCATGGCGTATGCCACAGGAACTTCAGGAAAACTGCGAATGTGTCATTGGCGTGCAGTATCCCGAGCGTATCGTCGACTTAGCAAAAGTATCAAAACGTAATGTACACGCTATGCAAACACTGAGGCAGTCGTTGATCGCCGGCGGCGCGCCCGATGAAGGCCCACCACATTGTCGGCCATCCAACGAAGAGGAAGTGCATCAATTCTTTTGGTTGGTTGAATGA